The Rhodobacter sp. CZR27 genome includes a window with the following:
- a CDS encoding exodeoxyribonuclease VII small subunit: MTEKPVAEMTFEEAMAALEAVVTALEKGDVPLDDSIALYERGSALKEHCAKKLKAAEDKVEMIRAAEGRATGTVPAEGL, translated from the coding sequence ATGACGGAAAAGCCGGTGGCGGAGATGACGTTCGAAGAGGCGATGGCGGCGCTGGAAGCCGTCGTCACGGCCTTGGAGAAGGGCGATGTGCCGCTCGACGATTCCATCGCGCTTTACGAGCGTGGCTCTGCGCTGAAAGAGCATTGCGCGAAGAAGCTGAAGGCCGCCGAGGACAAGGTCGAGATGATCCGCGCCGCCGAAGGGCGGGCGACGGGAACGGTTCCGGCGGAGGGATTGTGA